Proteins found in one Channa argus isolate prfri chromosome 7, Channa argus male v1.0, whole genome shotgun sequence genomic segment:
- the map7d1a gene encoding MAP7 domain-containing protein 1a isoform X8: MNKRTENKKRAFEMEENTPQGATSPHSDQKTNLVRPDPEGESSPPKSDNTQRTESPAKKNTDRRLTTPTKSDFIPRSPGSPASPVQRLKRDIMKSEERQKLAKERREEKAKYLEELSKLQASKKTQWLEKEEKARQLREQQLEERRRKLEQQRIKAEKRRTALEERQKQKLEKNKERYEAAIHRSTKKTWAEIRQQRWSWAGALNQNSSQKEGGCSVSTVNLPKHVDSVINKRLSKSSATLWNSPSRTRSLALSPWESSIVDRLMTPTLSFLARSRSAASVLSNGKDGRKLEKNSDHSLDTHLCPRSTSASPLTLCAHQPHHRCSDRWRVTSSTPDITQRQHRRNSTPIDKNKKGKRDKERENEKEKIALTKEKVLKKRQSLPIMRHRPDPSPSPLARQRPSSPATPKNRTASPSPAASPKPPSTRGSPSTPKGRPKRARTPAKFDHRTSSPVPLERVKEPQRPATPEERKGSPVVPAITVSLASSAHVSSTPVTTTASSSSPEGVHSAPSVPAVSPAPSPSAKPMAGTNDPEEAARILAEKRRQAREQREREEQERREQEEKERILRDERIAREAEERQRRDEESRAMAEEQRERDEAQRLQEEKEAQERAKAEQEENLRLQKQKEEAEAKAREEAEKQRLEREKHFQKEEQERLERKRRLEEIMKRTRKADGGDKKETKSHVNDKEAESTKGPDDYQRKPEVNLHHKTTENGQTNAKERGAVSQC; encoded by the exons CTCCTCACTCAGATCAGAAAACGAACCTCGTGAGGCCTGACCCAGAGGGGGAAAGCAGCCCCCCGAAGTCTGACAACACCCAAAGAACTGAGTCTCCAGCTAAGAAGAATACAGATCGGAGACTCACTACCCCCACAAAATCGGATTTCATCCCTCGATCACCTGGATCACCTGCATCACCTGTTCAGAGGTTGAAACGAG ATATCATGAAGTCAGAGGAAAGGCAGAAGCTTGCTaaggaaagaagagaagaaaaagcaaaatatcTGG AAGAGCTCAGCAAGTTACAAG CTTCCAAAAAAACCCAGTggctggagaaggaggagaaagcaCGGCAGCTGAGggagcagcagctggaggagcGCCGCAGAAAGCTTGAGCAACAGCGGATCAAGGCAGAAAAACGGCGAACCGCACTGGAGGAGAGGCAGAAGCAGAAACTGGAGAAGAACAAA GAACGCTATGAGGCTGCCATCCACAGGTCAACAAAGAAGACATGGGCAGAAATCCGCCAGCAAAGATGGTCCTGGGCTGGTGCGCTAAACCAGAACTCCAGCCAGAAAGAGG GCGGATGCTCTGTGTCAACGGTCAACCTGCCCAAACATGTGGACTCTGTTATAAACAAGCGACTCTCCAAGTCCTCCGCCACGCTCTGGAACTCCCCCAGCAGAA CACGTAGCCTTGCCCTGTCTCCATGGGAGAGCAGTATAGTTGACCGGCTCATGACACCGACACTGTCTTTCCTTGCCAGAAGCCGCAGTGCTGCCAGTGTTCTCAGCAATGGCAAAGATGGTCGTAAGTTGGAAAAAAACAGTGACCATAGTTTAG ACACTCATCTGTGCCCTCGTTCGACCTCGGCCAGTCCCCTCACTTTGTGCGCTCACCAGCCCCACCACCGCTGCTCTGACCGCTGGAGAGTGACCTCCAGCACACCTGACATCACCCAGCGTCAACACAGACGGAACTCTACGCCT attgataaaaacaagaaaggaaagagagacaaagaacgagagaatgaaaaggagaaaattgCACTCACTAAGGAGAAGGTGCTCAAGAAGAGACAGTCTCTACCTATTATGAGACACAGACCAGatccaag TCCCAGTCCTTTAGCAAGACAACGACCGTCATCTCCAGCCACACCTAAGAACAGAACTGCATCTCCCAGCCCTGCTGCCTCCCCCAAGCCTCCATCAACACGTGGAAGCCCGTCAACCCCTAAAGGTCGGCCCAAGAGAGCTAGGACCCCCGCCAAGTTTGACCACCGAACCTCCTCCCCTGTCCCCCTTGAGAGAGTGAAGGAGCCTCAAAGGCCTGCCACCCCTGAGGAGAGAAAGG gTTCCCCAGTGGTTCCTGCCATTACAGTATCCTTAGCATCCTCAGCACATGTGTCAAGCACACCAGTAACAACCACAGCCAGTTCCTCCTCACCTGAGGGGGTCCACTCAGCTCCTTCTGTCCCTGCTGTATCACCTGCACCCTCTCCATCAGCCAAGCCCATGGCAGGCACCAATGACCCAGAGGAGGCTGCTCGCATCCTGGCAGAGAAACGCAGACAGGCCCGAGAGcaaagggagagggaggagcagGAGCGGCGTgaacaggaggagaaggagag GATCTTGCGAGACGAGCGAATAGCAAGGGAGGCCGAAGAGAGGCAACGCAGGGATGAGGAAAGCCGGGCCATGGCCgaggagcagagggagagagatgaagcCCAGCGTCtgcaggaggagaaagaggctCAGGAGAGAGCAAAAGCTGAGCAGGAGGAGAACCTACGCCTGCAGAAACAG aAAGAAGAGGCTGAAGCTAAAGCCCgggaggaggcagagaagcAGCGTCTCGAAAGGGAGAAACATTTCCagaaggaggagcaggagaggcTGGAGAGGAAAAGG CGTCTGGAAGAGATCATGAAGAGGACACGCAAGGCAGATGGAGGCGACAAG aaagagacaaagtcCCACGTCAATGACAAAGAGGCAGAGAGCACCAAAG gGCCTGATGACTACCAACGAAAGCCAGAGGTCAATTTGCACCATAAGACGACAGAAAACGGACAAACCAATGCGAAAGAAAG AGGTGCTGTGAGCCAGTGTTGA
- the map7d1a gene encoding MAP7 domain-containing protein 1a isoform X4 produces MNKRTENKKRAFEMEENTPQGATSPHSDQKTNLVRPDPEGESSPPKSDNTQRTESPAKKNTDRRLTTPTKSDFIPRSPGSPASPVQRLKRDIMKSEERQKLAKERREEKAKYLEELSKLQASKKTQWLEKEEKARQLREQQLEERRRKLEQQRIKAEKRRTALEERQKQKLEKNKERYEAAIHRSTKKTWAEIRQQRWSWAGALNQNSSQKEGGCSVSTVNLPKHVDSVINKRLSKSSATLWNSPSRTRSLALSPWESSIVDRLMTPTLSFLARSRSAASVLSNGKDGHTHLCPRSTSASPLTLCAHQPHHRCSDRWRVTSSTPDITQRQHRRNSTPIDKNKKGKRDKERENEKEKIALTKEKVLKKRQSLPIMRHRPDPSPSPLARQRPSSPATPKNRTASPSPAASPKPPSTRGSPSTPKGRPKRARTPAKFDHRTSSPVPLERVKEPQRPATPEERKGSPVVPAITVSLASSAHVSSTPVTTTASSSSPEGVHSAPSVPAVSPAPSPSAKPMAGTNDPEEAARILAEKRRQAREQREREEQERREQEEKERILRDERIAREAEERQRRDEESRAMAEEQRERDEAQRLQEEKEAQERAKAEQEENLRLQKQKEEAEAKAREEAEKQRLEREKHFQKEEQERLERKRRLEEIMKRTRKADGGDKKETKSHVNDKEAESTKGPDDYQRKPEVNLHHKTTENGQTNAKESPHIQLVNGIQPVRHENGVSTKGDAAHFEDVIHLTNHGNTTNGAQDNSETSLATEPILSFESEESFMKKAGPLKPQHVAEVL; encoded by the exons CTCCTCACTCAGATCAGAAAACGAACCTCGTGAGGCCTGACCCAGAGGGGGAAAGCAGCCCCCCGAAGTCTGACAACACCCAAAGAACTGAGTCTCCAGCTAAGAAGAATACAGATCGGAGACTCACTACCCCCACAAAATCGGATTTCATCCCTCGATCACCTGGATCACCTGCATCACCTGTTCAGAGGTTGAAACGAG ATATCATGAAGTCAGAGGAAAGGCAGAAGCTTGCTaaggaaagaagagaagaaaaagcaaaatatcTGG AAGAGCTCAGCAAGTTACAAG CTTCCAAAAAAACCCAGTggctggagaaggaggagaaagcaCGGCAGCTGAGggagcagcagctggaggagcGCCGCAGAAAGCTTGAGCAACAGCGGATCAAGGCAGAAAAACGGCGAACCGCACTGGAGGAGAGGCAGAAGCAGAAACTGGAGAAGAACAAA GAACGCTATGAGGCTGCCATCCACAGGTCAACAAAGAAGACATGGGCAGAAATCCGCCAGCAAAGATGGTCCTGGGCTGGTGCGCTAAACCAGAACTCCAGCCAGAAAGAGG GCGGATGCTCTGTGTCAACGGTCAACCTGCCCAAACATGTGGACTCTGTTATAAACAAGCGACTCTCCAAGTCCTCCGCCACGCTCTGGAACTCCCCCAGCAGAA CACGTAGCCTTGCCCTGTCTCCATGGGAGAGCAGTATAGTTGACCGGCTCATGACACCGACACTGTCTTTCCTTGCCAGAAGCCGCAGTGCTGCCAGTGTTCTCAGCAATGGCAAAGATGGTC ACACTCATCTGTGCCCTCGTTCGACCTCGGCCAGTCCCCTCACTTTGTGCGCTCACCAGCCCCACCACCGCTGCTCTGACCGCTGGAGAGTGACCTCCAGCACACCTGACATCACCCAGCGTCAACACAGACGGAACTCTACGCCT attgataaaaacaagaaaggaaagagagacaaagaacgagagaatgaaaaggagaaaattgCACTCACTAAGGAGAAGGTGCTCAAGAAGAGACAGTCTCTACCTATTATGAGACACAGACCAGatccaag TCCCAGTCCTTTAGCAAGACAACGACCGTCATCTCCAGCCACACCTAAGAACAGAACTGCATCTCCCAGCCCTGCTGCCTCCCCCAAGCCTCCATCAACACGTGGAAGCCCGTCAACCCCTAAAGGTCGGCCCAAGAGAGCTAGGACCCCCGCCAAGTTTGACCACCGAACCTCCTCCCCTGTCCCCCTTGAGAGAGTGAAGGAGCCTCAAAGGCCTGCCACCCCTGAGGAGAGAAAGG gTTCCCCAGTGGTTCCTGCCATTACAGTATCCTTAGCATCCTCAGCACATGTGTCAAGCACACCAGTAACAACCACAGCCAGTTCCTCCTCACCTGAGGGGGTCCACTCAGCTCCTTCTGTCCCTGCTGTATCACCTGCACCCTCTCCATCAGCCAAGCCCATGGCAGGCACCAATGACCCAGAGGAGGCTGCTCGCATCCTGGCAGAGAAACGCAGACAGGCCCGAGAGcaaagggagagggaggagcagGAGCGGCGTgaacaggaggagaaggagag GATCTTGCGAGACGAGCGAATAGCAAGGGAGGCCGAAGAGAGGCAACGCAGGGATGAGGAAAGCCGGGCCATGGCCgaggagcagagggagagagatgaagcCCAGCGTCtgcaggaggagaaagaggctCAGGAGAGAGCAAAAGCTGAGCAGGAGGAGAACCTACGCCTGCAGAAACAG aAAGAAGAGGCTGAAGCTAAAGCCCgggaggaggcagagaagcAGCGTCTCGAAAGGGAGAAACATTTCCagaaggaggagcaggagaggcTGGAGAGGAAAAGG CGTCTGGAAGAGATCATGAAGAGGACACGCAAGGCAGATGGAGGCGACAAG aaagagacaaagtcCCACGTCAATGACAAAGAGGCAGAGAGCACCAAAG gGCCTGATGACTACCAACGAAAGCCAGAGGTCAATTTGCACCATAAGACGACAGAAAACGGACAAACCAATGCGAAAGAAAG CCCCCACATCCAGCTGGTCAATGGGATCCAGCCAGTGAGACATGAAAACGGTGTGTCCACTAAAGGAGATGCTGCCCACTTTGAAGATGTCATTCATCTCACCAATCATGGCAACACCACTAATGGAGCACAGGATAATTCTGAGACTAGCTTGGCCACTGAGCCAATCCTCTCTTTTGAAAGTGAGGAGTCCTTCATGAAAAAGGCAGGGCCACTGAAGCCTCAGCATGTAGCAG AGGTGCTGTGA
- the map7d1a gene encoding MAP7 domain-containing protein 1a isoform X5 yields the protein MNKRTENKKRAFEMEENTPQGATSPHSDQKTNLVRPDPEGESSPPKSDNTQRTESPAKKNTDRRLTTPTKSDFIPRSPGSPASPVQRLKRDIMKSEERQKLAKERREEKAKYLEELSKLQASKKTQWLEKEEKARQLREQQLEERRRKLEQQRIKAEKRRTALEERQKQKLEKNKERYEAAIHRSTKKTWAEIRQQRWSWAGALNQNSSQKEARSLALSPWESSIVDRLMTPTLSFLARSRSAASVLSNGKDGRKLEKNSDHSLDTHLCPRSTSASPLTLCAHQPHHRCSDRWRVTSSTPDITQRQHRRNSTPIDKNKKGKRDKERENEKEKIALTKEKVLKKRQSLPIMRHRPDPSPSPLARQRPSSPATPKNRTASPSPAASPKPPSTRGSPSTPKGRPKRARTPAKFDHRTSSPVPLERVKEPQRPATPEERKGSPVVPAITVSLASSAHVSSTPVTTTASSSSPEGVHSAPSVPAVSPAPSPSAKPMAGTNDPEEAARILAEKRRQAREQREREEQERREQEEKERILRDERIAREAEERQRRDEESRAMAEEQRERDEAQRLQEEKEAQERAKAEQEENLRLQKQKEEAEAKAREEAEKQRLEREKHFQKEEQERLERKRRLEEIMKRTRKADGGDKKETKSHVNDKEAESTKGPDDYQRKPEVNLHHKTTENGQTNAKESPHIQLVNGIQPVRHENGVSTKGDAAHFEDVIHLTNHGNTTNGAQDNSETSLATEPILSFESEESFMKKAGPLKPQHVAEVL from the exons CTCCTCACTCAGATCAGAAAACGAACCTCGTGAGGCCTGACCCAGAGGGGGAAAGCAGCCCCCCGAAGTCTGACAACACCCAAAGAACTGAGTCTCCAGCTAAGAAGAATACAGATCGGAGACTCACTACCCCCACAAAATCGGATTTCATCCCTCGATCACCTGGATCACCTGCATCACCTGTTCAGAGGTTGAAACGAG ATATCATGAAGTCAGAGGAAAGGCAGAAGCTTGCTaaggaaagaagagaagaaaaagcaaaatatcTGG AAGAGCTCAGCAAGTTACAAG CTTCCAAAAAAACCCAGTggctggagaaggaggagaaagcaCGGCAGCTGAGggagcagcagctggaggagcGCCGCAGAAAGCTTGAGCAACAGCGGATCAAGGCAGAAAAACGGCGAACCGCACTGGAGGAGAGGCAGAAGCAGAAACTGGAGAAGAACAAA GAACGCTATGAGGCTGCCATCCACAGGTCAACAAAGAAGACATGGGCAGAAATCCGCCAGCAAAGATGGTCCTGGGCTGGTGCGCTAAACCAGAACTCCAGCCAGAAAGAGG CACGTAGCCTTGCCCTGTCTCCATGGGAGAGCAGTATAGTTGACCGGCTCATGACACCGACACTGTCTTTCCTTGCCAGAAGCCGCAGTGCTGCCAGTGTTCTCAGCAATGGCAAAGATGGTCGTAAGTTGGAAAAAAACAGTGACCATAGTTTAG ACACTCATCTGTGCCCTCGTTCGACCTCGGCCAGTCCCCTCACTTTGTGCGCTCACCAGCCCCACCACCGCTGCTCTGACCGCTGGAGAGTGACCTCCAGCACACCTGACATCACCCAGCGTCAACACAGACGGAACTCTACGCCT attgataaaaacaagaaaggaaagagagacaaagaacgagagaatgaaaaggagaaaattgCACTCACTAAGGAGAAGGTGCTCAAGAAGAGACAGTCTCTACCTATTATGAGACACAGACCAGatccaag TCCCAGTCCTTTAGCAAGACAACGACCGTCATCTCCAGCCACACCTAAGAACAGAACTGCATCTCCCAGCCCTGCTGCCTCCCCCAAGCCTCCATCAACACGTGGAAGCCCGTCAACCCCTAAAGGTCGGCCCAAGAGAGCTAGGACCCCCGCCAAGTTTGACCACCGAACCTCCTCCCCTGTCCCCCTTGAGAGAGTGAAGGAGCCTCAAAGGCCTGCCACCCCTGAGGAGAGAAAGG gTTCCCCAGTGGTTCCTGCCATTACAGTATCCTTAGCATCCTCAGCACATGTGTCAAGCACACCAGTAACAACCACAGCCAGTTCCTCCTCACCTGAGGGGGTCCACTCAGCTCCTTCTGTCCCTGCTGTATCACCTGCACCCTCTCCATCAGCCAAGCCCATGGCAGGCACCAATGACCCAGAGGAGGCTGCTCGCATCCTGGCAGAGAAACGCAGACAGGCCCGAGAGcaaagggagagggaggagcagGAGCGGCGTgaacaggaggagaaggagag GATCTTGCGAGACGAGCGAATAGCAAGGGAGGCCGAAGAGAGGCAACGCAGGGATGAGGAAAGCCGGGCCATGGCCgaggagcagagggagagagatgaagcCCAGCGTCtgcaggaggagaaagaggctCAGGAGAGAGCAAAAGCTGAGCAGGAGGAGAACCTACGCCTGCAGAAACAG aAAGAAGAGGCTGAAGCTAAAGCCCgggaggaggcagagaagcAGCGTCTCGAAAGGGAGAAACATTTCCagaaggaggagcaggagaggcTGGAGAGGAAAAGG CGTCTGGAAGAGATCATGAAGAGGACACGCAAGGCAGATGGAGGCGACAAG aaagagacaaagtcCCACGTCAATGACAAAGAGGCAGAGAGCACCAAAG gGCCTGATGACTACCAACGAAAGCCAGAGGTCAATTTGCACCATAAGACGACAGAAAACGGACAAACCAATGCGAAAGAAAG CCCCCACATCCAGCTGGTCAATGGGATCCAGCCAGTGAGACATGAAAACGGTGTGTCCACTAAAGGAGATGCTGCCCACTTTGAAGATGTCATTCATCTCACCAATCATGGCAACACCACTAATGGAGCACAGGATAATTCTGAGACTAGCTTGGCCACTGAGCCAATCCTCTCTTTTGAAAGTGAGGAGTCCTTCATGAAAAAGGCAGGGCCACTGAAGCCTCAGCATGTAGCAG AGGTGCTGTGA
- the map7d1a gene encoding MAP7 domain-containing protein 1a isoform X2: MNKRTENKKRAFEMEENTPQGATSPHSDQKTNLVRPDPEGESSPPKSDNTQRTESPAKKNTDRRLTTPTKSDFIPRSPGSPASPVQRLKRDIMKSEERQKLAKERREEKAKYLASKKTQWLEKEEKARQLREQQLEERRRKLEQQRIKAEKRRTALEERQKQKLEKNKERYEAAIHRSTKKTWAEIRQQRWSWAGALNQNSSQKEGGCSVSTVNLPKHVDSVINKRLSKSSATLWNSPSRTRSLALSPWESSIVDRLMTPTLSFLARSRSAASVLSNGKDGRKLEKNSDHSLDTHLCPRSTSASPLTLCAHQPHHRCSDRWRVTSSTPDITQRQHRRNSTPIDKNKKGKRDKERENEKEKIALTKEKVLKKRQSLPIMRHRPDPSPSPLARQRPSSPATPKNRTASPSPAASPKPPSTRGSPSTPKGRPKRARTPAKFDHRTSSPVPLERVKEPQRPATPEERKGSPVVPAITVSLASSAHVSSTPVTTTASSSSPEGVHSAPSVPAVSPAPSPSAKPMAGTNDPEEAARILAEKRRQAREQREREEQERREQEEKERILRDERIAREAEERQRRDEESRAMAEEQRERDEAQRLQEEKEAQERAKAEQEENLRLQKQKEEAEAKAREEAEKQRLEREKHFQKEEQERLERKRRLEEIMKRTRKADGGDKKETKSHVNDKEAESTKGPDDYQRKPEVNLHHKTTENGQTNAKESPHIQLVNGIQPVRHENGVSTKGDAAHFEDVIHLTNHGNTTNGAQDNSETSLATEPILSFESEESFMKKAGPLKPQHVAEVL, encoded by the exons CTCCTCACTCAGATCAGAAAACGAACCTCGTGAGGCCTGACCCAGAGGGGGAAAGCAGCCCCCCGAAGTCTGACAACACCCAAAGAACTGAGTCTCCAGCTAAGAAGAATACAGATCGGAGACTCACTACCCCCACAAAATCGGATTTCATCCCTCGATCACCTGGATCACCTGCATCACCTGTTCAGAGGTTGAAACGAG ATATCATGAAGTCAGAGGAAAGGCAGAAGCTTGCTaaggaaagaagagaagaaaaagcaaaatatcTGG CTTCCAAAAAAACCCAGTggctggagaaggaggagaaagcaCGGCAGCTGAGggagcagcagctggaggagcGCCGCAGAAAGCTTGAGCAACAGCGGATCAAGGCAGAAAAACGGCGAACCGCACTGGAGGAGAGGCAGAAGCAGAAACTGGAGAAGAACAAA GAACGCTATGAGGCTGCCATCCACAGGTCAACAAAGAAGACATGGGCAGAAATCCGCCAGCAAAGATGGTCCTGGGCTGGTGCGCTAAACCAGAACTCCAGCCAGAAAGAGG GCGGATGCTCTGTGTCAACGGTCAACCTGCCCAAACATGTGGACTCTGTTATAAACAAGCGACTCTCCAAGTCCTCCGCCACGCTCTGGAACTCCCCCAGCAGAA CACGTAGCCTTGCCCTGTCTCCATGGGAGAGCAGTATAGTTGACCGGCTCATGACACCGACACTGTCTTTCCTTGCCAGAAGCCGCAGTGCTGCCAGTGTTCTCAGCAATGGCAAAGATGGTCGTAAGTTGGAAAAAAACAGTGACCATAGTTTAG ACACTCATCTGTGCCCTCGTTCGACCTCGGCCAGTCCCCTCACTTTGTGCGCTCACCAGCCCCACCACCGCTGCTCTGACCGCTGGAGAGTGACCTCCAGCACACCTGACATCACCCAGCGTCAACACAGACGGAACTCTACGCCT attgataaaaacaagaaaggaaagagagacaaagaacgagagaatgaaaaggagaaaattgCACTCACTAAGGAGAAGGTGCTCAAGAAGAGACAGTCTCTACCTATTATGAGACACAGACCAGatccaag TCCCAGTCCTTTAGCAAGACAACGACCGTCATCTCCAGCCACACCTAAGAACAGAACTGCATCTCCCAGCCCTGCTGCCTCCCCCAAGCCTCCATCAACACGTGGAAGCCCGTCAACCCCTAAAGGTCGGCCCAAGAGAGCTAGGACCCCCGCCAAGTTTGACCACCGAACCTCCTCCCCTGTCCCCCTTGAGAGAGTGAAGGAGCCTCAAAGGCCTGCCACCCCTGAGGAGAGAAAGG gTTCCCCAGTGGTTCCTGCCATTACAGTATCCTTAGCATCCTCAGCACATGTGTCAAGCACACCAGTAACAACCACAGCCAGTTCCTCCTCACCTGAGGGGGTCCACTCAGCTCCTTCTGTCCCTGCTGTATCACCTGCACCCTCTCCATCAGCCAAGCCCATGGCAGGCACCAATGACCCAGAGGAGGCTGCTCGCATCCTGGCAGAGAAACGCAGACAGGCCCGAGAGcaaagggagagggaggagcagGAGCGGCGTgaacaggaggagaaggagag GATCTTGCGAGACGAGCGAATAGCAAGGGAGGCCGAAGAGAGGCAACGCAGGGATGAGGAAAGCCGGGCCATGGCCgaggagcagagggagagagatgaagcCCAGCGTCtgcaggaggagaaagaggctCAGGAGAGAGCAAAAGCTGAGCAGGAGGAGAACCTACGCCTGCAGAAACAG aAAGAAGAGGCTGAAGCTAAAGCCCgggaggaggcagagaagcAGCGTCTCGAAAGGGAGAAACATTTCCagaaggaggagcaggagaggcTGGAGAGGAAAAGG CGTCTGGAAGAGATCATGAAGAGGACACGCAAGGCAGATGGAGGCGACAAG aaagagacaaagtcCCACGTCAATGACAAAGAGGCAGAGAGCACCAAAG gGCCTGATGACTACCAACGAAAGCCAGAGGTCAATTTGCACCATAAGACGACAGAAAACGGACAAACCAATGCGAAAGAAAG CCCCCACATCCAGCTGGTCAATGGGATCCAGCCAGTGAGACATGAAAACGGTGTGTCCACTAAAGGAGATGCTGCCCACTTTGAAGATGTCATTCATCTCACCAATCATGGCAACACCACTAATGGAGCACAGGATAATTCTGAGACTAGCTTGGCCACTGAGCCAATCCTCTCTTTTGAAAGTGAGGAGTCCTTCATGAAAAAGGCAGGGCCACTGAAGCCTCAGCATGTAGCAG AGGTGCTGTGA